Genomic DNA from Prunus persica cultivar Lovell chromosome G1, Prunus_persica_NCBIv2, whole genome shotgun sequence:
TTAGGGGTCAACCAAACCCTATGATAGGTTCTGGTATGGGCATGGGTATGGGTCCAGGTCCGGCTATGGGTATGGGTGGCGGTCCGGGTGGAGGCATGGGCATGGGTGGCTATGGAGGCATGAATCAACCCATGGGTATGGGAatggggatggggatggggaACATGGGAATGGGAATGAATATGGGCATGGGGATGCAAGGGCCAACTGGATTGCCTCCTGGGTCAAACATGCCTGCTGGTTATAACCCCATGATGGGGGCAGGTGGTTATCCTCAGCAGCCGTATGGCGGTGGCTACCGATGAAATTCACGGAAATAATCAATGCATGTTTGATTTGAGGTCGATAAGATTGCAATGCCAAGGTGGGTTTTTACTATAAAATTCAATCACAATTCACATCTAGACCAATATTTGGTATAGAAGGTTGTATTTCAAAACAGAAGTGGTGTAATTTTATGTGGCCCCATGTGATGTATTTTTTATCCGCCCCCTTTGTAACTCTCCTGGTTTCTCAAGGGGTCACTAGAGAGTTATATAGGTGCATTGCCTTGGCTGGTTTCTACTGTACTGTTGTCTTGTTTGTGTAGTAGTGGAGATAACCGTTCTCAGGTTATCGTTtctgtttttatcttttttatattttttaatgtcagatatatattctttttgtcAGTTGGCTAAATAAGTGTTGATTCATTCCTCAACTCTctcatcttttattttattttattttattttttctctaatgGAATCAGAATATGTTGTGTGTTTGGTGAGAAGGTATGAGAACGGGACGGAGTAGGGCTGGGTTTGCCATTCCCATCCCTGTCCAGCCAGATAAATGGTGATTCCGTCAGGCATGTGGTTGAGCGGTACCTCTTTCCTTATTAGGAATGATAAAAATTGAACGGTGATAAAATAGCACTAAATCTAAAAGGTCGGCAAATTAAATTAGAATTTCCAGCAAATGGTATTTGTTTGTTCGAAATGTGGTATAATTACACGACATCTAGAAAGCAATCacaatcagaatttttttccGTCTCTTGAAAAGAAAGTTTTATCGAACCTTGTACGTACTTTTTTCTATCATTTCTTCCTTCATGTGCCAATAATTATGACAATCTCTCTTCTAAACCTGACATTGTTCTCACCACCATAGAACaaaatatcgataatttcGCAGATATTTCGGcgaaattattgttttttttggggcaGCGATATTTTAGCAcatttccatatatatatatatatcgtcAATTTATCGATAATTTCCTCGATAATTTCGCCGATATTTCAGTAACGATATTTTCGTTCAAGTTGCAGCTTTAAATGGACAATATATCGCaatattatcgataatatcgcgcTATGAACTTACAAAATTAAACTCAGCCTTCAGATGAATCCCTCAGCCTCCGAAACTTAGCCTTTCTCTATCTCTCAACTCAATCTTAACTCaactcagaaaaaaaaaaaagcagaaagaggagagcgagagagaagggaagaagaggaaaaataaataaattatggagtgggtttttatgttttgctgTTTTGGATTGTGATGAagcgagagagaggagggaagAGGAAGCAGGGAAAGAGACGGAGAgatggaagaagaaaggaaaaaaaaaagcagatagaggagagcgagagagagaagggaagaagagggaaaaaagGTATGGAGTGGGTCTTTATGTTTTACTGTTTTGGATTGtgatggaggagagagaagagggaagaggaagaagagaaagagagggagagagacggagagatagaagaagaaaagggagagagagagagtgcgtgtgtgtgtgaaacggaagaggaagaagatgaataaataaataaaataaaaagggagaGATGGGTGAATGCCCAAAAGAGGGAGAAGGCAGGTTGCGTGTATCTGCAACCTTGGGAAGTTcagacaaaaaaaaggaaaaaaaaaaccttgggAAGTGGGAGAGGGAGGCAGGAAAACGTGAAAGTACTTGGGAAGTGGGAAATGtgacttaatttttttttctatttaatccatttaatgttattgattattttattattcattataaGTACTTACATTACTGAATTCTCCTTCAAATTGTtgcttaattacttaaatctctataatcattttcattatttgctatttaattcttccttggataaatttatttatgttcttagttaattttcaatcttcactattattttttaagcatGGTAAAGTGcctaattttcatgaaaaatcaaattggtttacatctttaattatttttcaatttttgataaataataaatataagaacGTGTACCATGTCCAATGAATAACGTGAAATAAATTGTtgcttaattacttaaatttctataatcattttctttatttcctatttaattcttcattggataaatttatttatgttcttaGTTAATTTTCAATCTTCACTATCATTTTTTAAGCATGGTAAAGTGCCTAATTTTCATGACAAATCAAGTTGGTTTacatctttaattatttttcaatttttgataaattaataGATATAACAACGTGTGCCATGCCTAGTGAATAACGTGAAATAAGGATACTCATGTATCTTATCATGCAatttataaagtgtaaaatattgtactaaaaaatgataaataaattactaaggGGTGTTTAAttctctttcattaattacttcaGATTTTCTAAGTCACAGAGTTTGTCAGGTCgcaatataatcaacttaaatcacacAAACCCattatgcaatgcatttccttccaatttttttttttttgtgtcaaaATATTAGATGATTAACTAAATAAACTTCTTCtaaagtttcattaaaaattttcatgtatttatcataatttccgtggtttttatccagtttttatcgatatcgatattaacccgatatttccatcgataTTTCCGTGTTTTTGAACCACCGATATTTCCGAAACTATCGATATTTAAGGCCTTGCTCACCACCAGTTTCTTTTGCCAAGTATGAGTATGAGTGTGTAGGTCTTACCCCTGCACCAATCATAGAAGTTAAACACTTGCATCTGCATTTGGTATTTTTCTACCCAATTTGAGAAATTGTCTCATAAGAGAATACCCAATAAACAAAACGTCTTGGAGGACCGTTCATGTTATACAGAGAATACCTTTAGCATTAAACAGGTAAAACCGCATTGGATTTACTCTAGAAAAACTTGAATCCTATCACCAATTGTGTCATTAAAATCTAACAGCACTTTCCCTCCCATTTCATCAGCTGCCTCATTCAACAGTTCTTTGATGTTTACACCGCCGAGAGCTGTTGGAAAAATGTGGACTTTTAGTTATACTATAAGCGACTACCAGACTGAAGTAATTACCCATTTTCAAAAGTATAGAGAAGATGAATAATACCTGGAACTATATTTGTGATTCCATCCAAGAATCCAGCCTGTAAAATGTatataaccaaaaaaagaaagcagtTTTTCATAAGACAATCTGAAATATCATAACTAACATGCAGGGGATTGGTGTATGAAATCATTTCAAAGATTAAGAGACAGGAAAAATGGGGTGGGATTACAAAGAAAACTTCCTAGACCTTCACCCTTCTTCCCTCCATCAAAAACCttctgccttttacaaaacacaacaGTACAGGATGTTGCAATCATCCAACTCAAAGTAGTTTCCTTGAAAAACCTTGATACAATTAGGCAAACTTCTCTTTTCCAAGAAAGTTTGAAGCCTTCTCTTGTTCTTCAAGATTCTATAGCCGCGCCCACTCCTGCTCCTTTACATTTTTCTTGATAAGCATCTCCTTGTACATCTACTATCGATTTTTTAGTGTAGGAAAATGTTCTCTTGGGAGTCGGGATGAAGCCAAAATTGCAAAGTCTTCTCAACTTCCATCCATTAAAGTTGATGGCAAATCGCACCTTGGCAGTCAAGTGTTCACCTAATATCACAACACCTTAGGGATTCTAATGATATAAGAGTGAAGACCAACTTGGGATTATCAATAAGGTTGATGGTGAACCTTTTCCGAGAAGTGCACGAAAGTGGTATGCTTGGACCAAGAACTTCAAGAAAGAGGTTATAGAGGTTTTGTCATAACAAGGACTGACTCTTAGAGGTTTCAGCTATTGTGCGAGGTCCCTAAAAGTGACAGTTTTACTCTTTCTGAATACCAGAAATAGTTGAGGTTATGAATGTAATTAGTACATCACCTAAACTTTATGCACTACAGAAAGATGCCATgataaatgtttaaaagaataataaaacataaactacaTAATGAAAAGCAAAATATAGTTGAaagttattttaaataaaagagtTAAGGCTTCATCATTAAACTActaggttttgttttctctatttttcttttctataatAGTTTGGGTCTAACAACAAAAGCACCATGAAGGGAATGCTATGCAATAAGAAAACTATATGATATCTGTGCCCATAAAGAATAGATGACTTACAGGAATCCTAACATCAAGTTTCTCAAATCCATCTCTTCCAGTTATTTTGACCCTCAACGTCCGAGACCAGATCCCAGAAAATGAACCCCTGGAACCATCTGCACCATAGTTATTGTAGACGTCAGGTGTTATAACTTCAACAATGGGATCTTGAGGACTCTGATCTTTCTGCTCTGCATCATCTTTAACCCTCCTTTGGAGACTGTACACATTACTGGTCACTGGAAAATAACCTTCACGTATAAGCACTAAGAAACAGAAAATGGCCATCTATTTCTATAGAACTTTGGGTGGGATGGTAACTGGTATAGGAAAAATTGGCCAATCTCGGATATTCCCTTTAATGGAAACAAGTTGAAATTTATCTTCCAAAGAGTCATCCATACTGTGATGTTAATCCAGTTTTAACCCAGTTAACTTCTGATGAAAGTAATCAACCTCAATCAGAACAGAGGGAAAGACATTGGATTTCCAGTTGATAATATCCAACTTCATGTTACAGGCCGTGTGATAACGAATTATCATCATTCGGAAGCGGGTAAGCACTAATGACATTGATATGAGTCATGTGACTTTACAAGGTACTCACATCTTTCTGAAGATAGTGGAGTGATGCTGGCAGAATACCGCTTTTCTTCGTCATAATAATTGTTGAAACCTAGGATTTCCTTAACCTCTTCGAAGGATGGCATGCTTCCAGGAGGAGGGATACGACCTCCTCTGATACCAGCTAGTGCTTCCTGCAATTGATTCATATAAGTTCCTTGACCTTAAGtaatattctaaattaatgaATTCTAGACGAGTACCACTTCTGAAAAGCATAGAAAAATGCATGGCCTTTTCTGAAAATTAGTTTGTTGACAGATTTGGTGATAATACCTTTAATATTCTTAACCAGATTATGTATTCATATAATAAGACTTGCAGTGGAATCTAACAGAATCATGTTACAAGATAACTTAAAAATGGAATTTAGTGCAAAGTACCTTACATAACATCGTAAATTGTTACGATTTCACTTTATAGATCTGTAGCAGCCATTATTAATTGAAAAAACTACGTTATACCTCAAATTGATTCCGTGTGAAAGATAATGGAACAAAATTGCCTTTTTGTTCATTAATATATAGAAAATAATTCCACTTCCAAGGAAATGGATAAAAGAGCTCTAAAGATACagaacctttaaaattctagTGGAACTTGTACACTTCCAGATTGTATTGTAATGGCCAAGAATTCAAGGTGTAATCATTTGAGGATTTTCTTTAGCAAAGAATACCCACAGAGATTGTAACCCACAAATCCATTACTACTATTTTGTACACAGTTTCTTGTCTATTTAATTTTCAGGAAATTTgtgtttatgtttttcttagcTGCTCAaatgttttgggttttgaacaacatcattaattcaTGTAAGAAAATCAGAGAGATCAAGAGTCATAACTATTTCAAACCTTTTTATAGTAGCACAGTTACTGGATTTCCAAGACAAATGAACTTTTCTTTTGTCCATGAACTGGACTCAAATGAAAAGGTATAGCCATGTTACCTGCATTGCTCGAATAGAAACCCCAATCAAGGAAAGTGGATAGGTCACAAGTTTATATCCAACATCCTCGAGTTCAAGAGGATTGAGTATTGGTGTTTTGCCCCCTCCTTCAAGCATATTGGCCTGATAGAACGTAGAGCTTTATCAATCTCTGcaaatcattttcatttttgtacaACGCTTCTGATGTTACAAATTTGAGTCAGATGATTTTTTCTTAGATTAATGATTGACATATCTTGATATGTATAAATCACATGTTTCCATATGGATGCAGTGCAGCTAAAATACCAGAAACTAAATGTAATTTCTCATTCTTGCAACAGCAAATATCTCATACAATACCCACATGGTAACTAACCTAAATATCTCTGTTAAGAATGTCGAAATATGTTCTTGTaaacagaaattaaaaatgatgatgaaccaaaaaaagtaATGAAAAGTGCATGTAGTCAGATGTTCACTCCTAAACCAGAACTTACAACTACAGCAGTATCACACCTTGTGGACGTAACATGCCCTATCAAGTTTGACACTCCATAAACAActaataaacaaaaaccaaggaccaaataataaatatcCCAGGCAGCAGAGTGATGCAGTAGTAAATgatcaacaaattttatatcTTCCTTACACATTTAGCACCAGGTGACAGATATCCTTCAGAGTTCAGCTTTTACCACTTTGTTGAGTGCTCCAGTCAGAACATAATTTGGAGTCGTGCTACAACATATTTCTCAACTTACATGTTACAGATATATTCAGCTTTGTTGGATAGAAAGAACAGTTTTTCAACAACCAGTATCACAGGAGAGAATAAAAGCTGAAACTTTTTATGtttacttttttaattttcaattatagaTATCATTCAGGTTTATCTTCTGCTTCCAACACATGGGTTGTAGTCAAACCCAATTGTTTTTGGGATAAAGGGttagttgggttgggttgggtcttgggagcgtgtgtgtgtgtatatacaCATGCATTTAAAAGGGTTTACTGTACGACTTAGGAGAAATGTAATAAATGCCAAATCTTCAACAACATTAGATGTTTGTTACTTGTTAATGTACCATGAAAAATGTAAGGTACCATTTTTGGAACTGGGGAAGATATTCCACAAAAAGCCTTCATCTCTTCTTTAGAAGTTAGTGCATCAATGAAAAGAACATCTGCTCCAGCATCAGCAAATGCCCTTGACCTCCAGAGTGCTTCATCCAAAGACACTGCTTGACGAGAATCAGTTCGTGCTACAATGACAATGTCAGAGCCACTCTCTTTCCGAGCATCAACAGCTGCTCTTATCCGTATCACAGCCTCCTCTCTTGAGACCACTTTCCTGCCTTTCGTATGACCACAAGCCTTTGGAGAGATCTAAAGAGGATAGCTTTGTAAGCAATAAGTGTCTCATACAGGCTCAAAAGTAAAAGAATGCACAATACTTaacaaaacaaggaaattTTTTACAAAAGGATTGTTAGAAAGTGTTTCACATCAACTTATCAAACCAACCACAAAGCCATACAAAGGTATACCAGGAAGATACTCAGAAATTACTTCACCTAACAATACAAAATCACACCATGCAACAGCCAGTGCATGAGAGAGTGAGTAAGAAGACGAAAACAGGCAGATTCATGgatgaaaaattatattttaatattataaccTGATCTTCAAGCAGAATCCCAGCAAAACCGGCTTTAATATATCCCTTGACAGTTCTCTTAACATTGATTGCATTCCCGTATCCATTATCCCCATCCCCGATAACAGGAATTGACACAGCTTGGGTAATTTGTTGCCCCTGATCCACCATTTCTCCATAGGATATCAAACCTGTATCTGGCAATCCTAATCTAGCAGCCGATATCGAAAATCCTAATGGAAGAACAAAATGGCATTAATAAATTTGTTTCTCTGTTTATACACTTACACAAGAAAATATACCACAAAATGACCAAGAACTCAGATCCATGTGCAGTAACTCAACTTCAGTTACTTGCTTTCAGGTGttatgatttttataaaagaatgaaaagcaTTTAATTAAACATACATGAAAGCAAAAAAGCGAACAAATTTCCCACTTAAAATTCAGTTAAAGGCATTAAAATCTAATTACTGGACAGCTAAATATATATCTCACAATACAGAACATCTAGAATAGATAATATCTAGAAAGAACAACCTGTAAACTCACATGAATAAAGAAGGACGCTAACATATGACTTTTACTTTTGACTGCTTTAGAGTTCATTCAGATAACAAGCAATATTTTACTTTGATTGAACAATTTCCATTTCAACTACTTCCTGTTTTCCTGGTTGACAATGTAACAATAGTTTGTTCAACAATGATGTCACCAACAATGGAAAAGCTGCAGCAGCAGCTTGTAGATCAGATGTAACTGTTAGAATATAGAACATGTATTTTCCATATTCTAATAGCTTACGCTTTTGTGGAACAGAATTAAACCAATAAACTTTATCAGGATATCAGAACAAGATATCTTGAGTTAGAATCCCTGCAATTGCACCCTCGCAATATAATTTGAATTCCCCATGTTGCGCTaatgagggagagagatgCACAAGTGAATTGTGGGCTCACATCCCAACACCTCAATCTTTTGGAAATAGGGGTATCAATAACAATGAGTATATAATCAAGAGAACTCCCATATTCCCACAACAAGAAACAACACACTGGCAGCATGAGCATCAATAATCAACCACATATCTATtacaaagaaaaccaatcaACCCCTTATCTAAAATGGCTCAAACCAAAGTACCAATAATCAATCCTGCCTCAAAAACCATAGTCTGATACCACCCCATATACCAAATCATGCAATTATGCCAACATCTACAAACAAGATAGAAAACCCACATCTAAGAAATTCACATACCACTGGTCAAGCAGCACTGGAAGCCAGCTCTTTCAACCAACTTGGCACTTAGAGCATCAAAACAAGCAGGGGCTTGATGAACCCCTGGCAAGTCAAGAATTCGGCGGAGCGCTTTCGCCGGAGACTCAGGGGCTGATTCTCTGCCTCTTGAGTAAGCAGCGACGAGTTGAAGGACACCCCTTTTCGCAGGAGAGGCAGAAAGTGGGCGTTGATGGAGGGACGACCCAAATGTGAGATTTGAAGATGGTGGTACTTTTGTGCTGAGATTGAAAGAGCGGGTGTGAGGAAGAGAGACAGTGCAGCATCTGCTACGCACCAGAGGCTGCAGAttcattctctctcctcttcaaTTCAATGGCTGTGTTCAAATTGATGGAACGCGTTATGACTTATGACAAATACAAAGACTGAGCTGAGTTCAGTCTCTTGTGTGTTTTGGGAGAAGAAAGTCACACAACTGCTGACTTGGCGACACATTCCACTTACGTCTTGCCTTGTGGCAATGTTCCGCCAAtagttttgttttagttttttaaacttcttttttattttaacatttttatGCAAGTTATATTTGGGGAGGGGGTTTTATCCCACATTGTTAAGGTGCCATAGGGTTCGAACACATTGTTAAAGTACCATGCGGGTTGACGACAGGTCGGGGTGGGTGAtggctattttctttttgattttcttagtTTTATTCACAAGACAATAATTAGATTCCAAGTCcagctataaaaaaaagtttaaattattattctcaAAATGACACATGACATATTTTCAATGGGAGTATTATTCACTGAGGTGGTAGTACATTCTTACTTTATAATTTCTTGAATACTAGGTGAACTTTTAGGTATGTACATAATTACTATATGAATTTTGACATATCAATATTGCACATGACTCGTTAACACGATATGAAGttgcacaaaataattagTATTCACATGTGCCCATTTACTAtttgaacttttaattttgatttaaacCACCTGAATTTTTGGGCATGTATATTTTAgtcaatttatatattatggCCAAGGACGAggatattatcattttttcaaGTCAAGGATATTTTGGAACATATCCatacacatatcgtataaGTATCGATAatattgttcacccgttttttatttttgatccTGTGAAGGTGGGATGAAGTTCCCTATTGACTcgaaaaccattgactggtcaacaagccAACTCTCTTTTtatgtgtgagcgtgccactgctagtagtaaaaaaccctagcagactttgaaaacaaataacttgcgccccaagttactgattctGAACAAACGATTATGAATTTGGGTagggaatatctcccaagtaagttcttttctttgccTCAGACTGATAAggacttcataatttttcacagtacaaaaggggtagttctggccataatggacaagaagaaaacaaactgtttcaggcagaatTGACTATTACAGGACTCAAAAATGAAATGTCAActttgaaacaaaacaacagtATGTTGGACCTCGATTTCTGCTTGGATAACTGCCTGTGGACTGAGATGGATTGAATGTGTCTGTGCTGGATTGGCTCGCCAATACCTTCAACTGTCAAGTTTCAGCTTGTAAATCAATACCAACGTTcaagtttggcagagctttaatctaattcgagccctggaaggcttttt
This window encodes:
- the LOC18793365 gene encoding uncharacterized protein LOC18793365 isoform X1, whose translation is MNLQPLVRSRCCTVSLPHTRSFNLSTKVPPSSNLTFGSSLHQRPLSASPAKRGVLQLVAAYSRGRESAPESPAKALRRILDLPGVHQAPACFDALSAKLVERAGFQCCLTSGFSISAARLGLPDTGLISYGEMVDQGQQITQAVSIPVIGDGDNGYGNAINVKRTVKGYIKAGFAGILLEDQISPKACGHTKGRKVVSREEAVIRIRAAVDARKESGSDIVIVARTDSRQAVSLDEALWRSRAFADAGADVLFIDALTSKEEMKAFCGISSPVPKMANMLEGGGKTPILNPLELEDVGYKLVTYPLSLIGVSIRAMQEALAGIRGGRIPPPGSMPSFEEVKEILGFNNYYDEEKRYSASITPLSSERLTSNVYSLQRRVKDDAEQKDQSPQDPIVEVITPDVYNNYGADGSRGSFSGIWSRTLRVKITGRDGFEKLDVRIPAGFLDGITNIVPALGGVNIKELLNEAADEMGGKVLLDFNDTIGDRIQVFLE
- the LOC18793365 gene encoding uncharacterized protein LOC18793365 isoform X2, whose amino-acid sequence is MNLQPLVRSRCCTVSLPHTRSFNLSTKVPPSSNLTFGSSLHQRPLSASPAKRGVLQLVAAYSRGRESAPESPAKALRRILDLPGVHQAPACFDALSAKLVERAGFQCCLTSGFSISAARLGLPDTGLISYGEMVDQGQQITQAVSIPVIGDGDNGYGNAINVKRTVKGYIKAGFAGILLEDQISPKACGHTKGRKVVSREEAVIRIRAAVDARKESGSDIVIVARTDSRQAVSLDEALWRSRAFADAGADVLFIDALTSKEEMKAFCGISSPVPKMANMLEGGGKTPILNPLELEDVGYKLVTYPLSLIGVSIRAMQEALAGIRGGRIPPPGSMPSFEEVKEILGFNNYYDEEKRYSASITPLSSERYGSRGSFSGIWSRTLRVKITGRDGFEKLDVRIPAGFLDGITNIVPALGGVNIKELLNEAADEMGGKVLLDFNDTIGDRIQVFLE